The following proteins are co-located in the Heliorestis convoluta genome:
- the metX gene encoding homoserine O-acetyltransferase MetX — protein MYQGASRFSVASSARELITKTEHFTFAISPEEMVLESGHRLGPITLAYETYGTLNEGRSNAILVAHALTGDQHAAGKYDKSDKAAGWWDDMIGPGKTIDTNRFFVICSNVLGGCRGTTGPSSINPATEMPYGMNFPVFTIRDMVRAQKALVQHLGVERLLCVIGGSMGGMQVLEWAVTYPDQIDGILPIATAGRMTAMGIAFNEVMRQSIMLDPTWNQGNYYPEVGPAQGLSIARMLGMITYRSDELFNLRFGRRMVHTHPDEYFRFDSRFEIESYLHYQGDKLVKRFDANSYLYLCKAMDLHDIGRRRGGLAKALGRIKAKTLFVGIDSDWLYPPSYMIEMAHLMEKKRKDVEYKELKSPHGHDAFLIEFDQMSPIIRDFIFELAESRGL, from the coding sequence ATGTATCAAGGGGCCTCGCGGTTTTCCGTAGCCAGTTCAGCGCGGGAGCTGATCACGAAAACTGAACACTTTACCTTTGCGATCTCTCCTGAAGAAATGGTGCTGGAATCAGGACACCGACTAGGCCCGATCACCCTAGCCTACGAAACCTACGGCACCTTAAATGAAGGGCGATCCAACGCTATATTAGTGGCTCATGCACTGACAGGCGATCAGCACGCTGCTGGCAAATATGATAAAAGTGACAAGGCGGCAGGCTGGTGGGATGATATGATCGGACCAGGCAAAACAATCGATACCAATCGCTTTTTTGTCATCTGCTCAAACGTCCTAGGTGGCTGTCGAGGAACGACCGGTCCAAGTAGTATCAATCCAGCAACGGAGATGCCTTATGGGATGAACTTTCCCGTCTTTACCATTCGTGACATGGTTCGAGCCCAAAAAGCGCTCGTGCAACATTTGGGTGTAGAACGACTGCTCTGTGTCATCGGTGGTTCTATGGGTGGTATGCAAGTGCTTGAATGGGCTGTAACCTATCCTGATCAGATAGACGGGATTTTACCCATTGCTACAGCAGGTCGTATGACTGCCATGGGCATTGCTTTTAATGAAGTAATGCGGCAATCAATTATGTTAGATCCCACCTGGAACCAAGGTAACTACTATCCAGAAGTGGGACCCGCGCAGGGACTTTCCATTGCACGGATGCTCGGAATGATTACCTATCGAAGCGATGAGCTGTTCAATCTTCGTTTTGGCAGAAGAATGGTTCACACACACCCTGATGAATACTTTCGCTTTGATAGTCGTTTTGAGATAGAAAGCTATCTACACTACCAGGGCGATAAGTTGGTCAAGCGTTTTGACGCTAACAGTTATTTGTACCTTTGTAAAGCCATGGATTTACATGATATAGGTCGTCGCAGAGGTGGCTTGGCCAAAGCACTCGGACGTATCAAAGCAAAAACTCTATTCGTTGGCATTGACTCTGACTGGCTCTACCCACCTTCCTACATGATTGAAATGGCACATTTAATGGAGAAGAAGCGAAAAGATGTGGAGTACAAAGAACTAAAAAGTCCTCATGGTCATGATGCTTTTTTGATTGAATTTGATCAGATGAGTCCAATTATTAGGGACTTTATTTTTGAACTTGCTGAGAGCAGAGGTTTGTAA
- a CDS encoding homocysteine synthase: MNEKQFRFDTLALHAGQKADSETLSRAVPIYQTTSYLFRDTEHAANLFALKEPGYIYTRITNPTIGVLEERLAALDGGVGALALSSGQAAITTAIMNIAGAGDEIVASTSLYGGTYNLFAHTLPKYGIVVRFVDPSDPENFRSAINEKTKALFAEAIGNPKGDILDIEKVSAVAHSAGIPLIIDNTLLTPYLCRPLDFGADIVVYSATKFLGGHGTSIGGIIVDGGKFDWAQNERFPGFTNPDPSYHGLVYSKDIGPAAYIIKARVQLLRDMGMCISPFNAFLLLQGIETLSLRMDRHVSNTRKIVTFLTEHDQVSWVSYPELPGHPSYDLSHKYLPKGAGAIFAFGIQGGLEAGKRFIDSLQIFSHLANVGDAKSLVIHPASTTHSQLTEEAQRDTGVTPDLVRLSVGLEDGQDLIEDLDQALKLDK, translated from the coding sequence ATGAATGAGAAACAATTCCGGTTTGACACCCTGGCCTTACATGCTGGACAAAAAGCAGATTCGGAAACGTTATCGAGAGCTGTGCCCATCTATCAAACAACATCCTACCTTTTTCGCGATACGGAGCACGCTGCCAATCTTTTCGCCCTGAAAGAACCTGGTTATATCTATACGCGCATAACCAACCCTACCATTGGTGTGCTAGAGGAACGACTCGCTGCTCTAGATGGTGGAGTGGGAGCCCTTGCTCTTTCTTCTGGGCAGGCCGCCATTACCACAGCTATTATGAATATTGCTGGTGCTGGTGATGAAATCGTAGCCTCCACGAGCCTCTATGGTGGAACGTACAATCTCTTTGCACACACACTTCCCAAATATGGAATTGTAGTTCGCTTTGTTGATCCTTCAGATCCCGAAAACTTTCGTTCAGCCATCAATGAGAAAACAAAAGCTCTTTTTGCAGAAGCCATTGGCAACCCCAAAGGTGACATTCTTGATATAGAAAAGGTATCTGCTGTGGCTCACAGTGCAGGCATTCCTTTGATTATAGATAACACCTTGCTTACACCTTATCTCTGCCGCCCTCTTGATTTTGGTGCTGATATTGTTGTATATTCAGCTACAAAATTTCTCGGTGGTCATGGCACATCCATCGGTGGTATTATTGTCGATGGTGGCAAATTTGACTGGGCCCAAAACGAACGTTTCCCTGGATTTACCAACCCCGATCCCAGCTACCATGGTTTAGTCTATAGCAAAGACATTGGCCCAGCTGCTTACATTATCAAAGCGCGGGTGCAATTGCTCCGAGATATGGGCATGTGCATCAGTCCTTTTAACGCCTTTTTGCTTCTACAGGGCATTGAAACCTTGTCACTGCGCATGGACCGCCATGTAAGCAATACCCGAAAAATTGTTACTTTTTTAACAGAACATGATCAAGTAAGTTGGGTCTCTTATCCCGAATTACCAGGCCACCCTTCTTATGATCTTAGCCATAAATACTTGCCCAAAGGCGCAGGCGCCATTTTTGCTTTTGGCATTCAAGGTGGACTGGAAGCAGGAAAGCGCTTTATCGACAGTCTACAAATCTTTTCTCATCTGGCCAATGTGGGAGATGCGAAATCACTGGTCATTCACCCCGCTTCTACGACACACAGTCAGCTTACAGAAGAAGCACAACGTGATACTGGCGTTACGCCTGATCTCGTAAGGCTTTCTGTCGGTTTAGAAGACGGACAAGATTTAATTGAAGATCTGGATCAAGCTTTAAAGCTTGATAAATAG
- a CDS encoding AMP-binding protein, with protein sequence MTEPLKVTIGDLLDQRTALNPDKEALIYTDERNLRLTYRQFQEKANEVAKGLMALGVQKGDHIAIWATNYPEWLYTQFGSAKMGAVLVTVNTNYRSYELEYLLRQSDSTTLLMIEGYRDNNYVEIIKELCPNLEETEPGKTQSSLPLLKNIIFIGKDATQKHPGMFSWNDLIEMGKSISDEELAARQKSLHYDDAINMQYTSGTTGFPKGVMLSHFNIINNAKKVAEAQNWGDNERLCFPVPLFHCFGCVMSSLASVVKGATMVPLETFGPREVLEAVEKERCTVLYGVPTMFIAELEHPDFEQFDLTSLRTGIMAGSPCPIEVMKKVVHKMGAKEITIAYGQTEFSPVITQTTPYDSLERRVSTVGKALPGVEVKIVDPTTGEEVPRGVQGELCARGFGTMIGYYKNEEATARAIDEDQWLHTGDLAIMDEQGYCKITGRSKDMIIRGGENIYPREIEEFFYSHPKVRDVQIVGVPDPKYGEEVLACIILKKGDEASEEEIRQYCQGKISRHKIPRYIRFVDNYPMTASGKIQKFKLKETFIKELGLEEAANIETA encoded by the coding sequence GTGACAGAACCATTAAAGGTGACAATTGGTGATCTACTGGATCAAAGGACGGCCCTCAACCCAGATAAAGAAGCGCTTATATATACTGATGAGAGGAATCTTCGTCTCACATATCGACAGTTTCAAGAGAAAGCCAATGAAGTAGCCAAAGGCTTGATGGCTTTAGGTGTACAAAAAGGTGACCATATTGCCATATGGGCAACGAACTATCCAGAGTGGCTCTACACACAGTTTGGAAGTGCCAAAATGGGAGCCGTTCTTGTAACAGTGAACACAAACTATCGTTCTTACGAACTGGAATATTTATTGCGCCAGTCCGATAGTACTACATTGCTCATGATTGAAGGATATCGAGACAATAATTATGTAGAAATCATCAAAGAACTTTGTCCGAATCTAGAAGAAACAGAGCCTGGAAAAACCCAGTCTAGCCTTCCATTACTTAAAAATATAATCTTTATTGGCAAAGATGCAACGCAGAAACACCCTGGTATGTTTAGCTGGAATGATCTCATTGAGATGGGCAAAAGCATTTCCGATGAAGAGCTAGCAGCGCGACAAAAATCATTGCACTATGATGATGCAATCAATATGCAATATACATCGGGAACAACAGGTTTTCCCAAAGGTGTCATGCTTAGTCACTTTAACATCATTAACAACGCCAAAAAAGTGGCAGAAGCACAAAACTGGGGCGACAATGAACGACTCTGTTTCCCCGTTCCTTTATTCCATTGCTTCGGTTGTGTGATGAGTTCTCTAGCCTCTGTTGTCAAAGGTGCAACCATGGTTCCCCTCGAAACATTTGGTCCACGAGAAGTACTAGAAGCTGTAGAAAAAGAACGCTGTACTGTTCTCTATGGCGTCCCCACGATGTTTATCGCAGAACTAGAACATCCAGACTTTGAACAGTTTGACCTTACCTCCCTGCGCACTGGCATTATGGCGGGCTCGCCTTGTCCTATTGAAGTTATGAAAAAAGTCGTGCATAAAATGGGTGCCAAAGAAATTACTATCGCCTATGGACAGACAGAATTCTCACCCGTCATAACGCAAACAACACCTTACGATAGTTTAGAACGTCGTGTTTCTACTGTCGGCAAAGCTTTGCCTGGTGTAGAAGTAAAAATCGTAGACCCAACAACAGGCGAAGAAGTACCAAGAGGCGTGCAAGGTGAACTTTGCGCTCGCGGTTTCGGCACCATGATTGGCTATTACAAAAACGAAGAAGCGACGGCCAGAGCCATCGACGAAGACCAATGGCTTCACACGGGAGACTTGGCCATTATGGATGAACAAGGCTACTGCAAAATCACAGGCCGTTCCAAGGACATGATCATCCGAGGTGGAGAAAATATCTACCCTCGAGAAATTGAAGAATTCTTCTACAGCCACCCTAAAGTACGAGATGTCCAAATCGTGGGCGTCCCTGATCCGAAATACGGTGAAGAAGTCTTGGCCTGCATCATTCTCAAAAAGGGTGACGAAGCTTCAGAAGAAGAAATCCGTCAATATTGCCAAGGTAAAATATCACGCCATAAAATCCCACGCTACATTCGCTTTGTAGACAACTACCCCATGACCGCTTCTGGTAAGATTCAAAAATTCAAACTCAAAGAAACTTTCATCAAAGAATTGGGTCTAGAAGAAGCAGCGAACATCGAAACAGCATAA